One genomic window of Paenibacillus xylanilyticus includes the following:
- a CDS encoding MDR family MFS transporter, with amino-acid sequence MQLMKYADLHRNIKIRIITDFFTDLTQKSIIPFMAIYLSVQMGAGWAGVLLTVNIVSSMIAGLGAGYWSDRIGRKKMMVIAQCVQVVALFWLAAANSPWLNSVELTCIMFFLSSLSSGITVPIAGAMIVDVSSEHERHYVYGLQYWTTNVAITFGALMGGLLFDSFRFILFSLVCMESLVTLFILLFFIQETMERTAKTGSVQTIAPVRRNMLKTYGRVLRDRKFMVFFTASVLAVSLEFQLDKYIAVRLKSEFSAQLFHWNISGLQMFSLIMAINTVLVALIAIPFSKWMARLQSSSIMTVGMCLYTAGFAVLAFSNWALLLIGSAVLLTIGELMYSPVRQVLLAGMIPDSDRAAYMAADGMSYNVAALLGSVGLMIGAVLPSYAMASLYVIIGAFALVFFRQSLRPSAEPSESLRCADAS; translated from the coding sequence ATGCAACTGATGAAATATGCTGATTTGCACCGCAACATTAAAATTCGTATCATCACTGACTTTTTTACAGACTTGACCCAGAAATCAATCATTCCGTTCATGGCCATTTATCTGAGTGTCCAGATGGGAGCTGGCTGGGCTGGTGTACTGCTGACAGTCAACATTGTATCCTCCATGATCGCTGGGCTGGGCGCAGGATACTGGTCGGATCGGATTGGACGCAAAAAAATGATGGTCATCGCTCAATGTGTGCAAGTAGTCGCCTTGTTCTGGCTGGCTGCAGCGAATTCGCCCTGGCTGAACTCGGTAGAACTGACCTGCATCATGTTTTTTCTTAGCAGTCTTAGCTCCGGTATCACTGTTCCCATCGCAGGTGCGATGATCGTGGACGTAAGCAGTGAACATGAACGACATTATGTATATGGATTACAGTATTGGACGACCAATGTAGCCATTACATTTGGCGCACTGATGGGCGGATTGTTATTCGATTCCTTCCGATTCATTCTGTTCAGTCTGGTGTGCATGGAGAGCTTGGTAACCTTGTTCATTTTGTTGTTTTTCATTCAGGAAACCATGGAAAGAACAGCAAAAACGGGCTCGGTGCAGACCATCGCGCCTGTCAGAAGAAATATGCTAAAGACCTATGGAAGGGTACTCAGGGACAGAAAATTCATGGTCTTCTTCACCGCCTCGGTTCTGGCTGTCTCTCTTGAATTTCAACTGGATAAATACATTGCTGTCCGTCTGAAAAGTGAGTTCAGTGCCCAGCTGTTCCACTGGAACATTTCGGGTCTGCAGATGTTCAGCCTAATCATGGCGATCAATACAGTACTGGTTGCCTTGATTGCTATCCCATTCTCCAAATGGATGGCACGTTTACAATCCAGTTCCATCATGACGGTTGGCATGTGTCTCTACACCGCCGGATTCGCTGTACTTGCATTTAGCAACTGGGCCTTACTCCTAATCGGCTCTGCCGTCCTGCTGACGATTGGCGAATTGATGTATTCTCCAGTTCGTCAGGTGCTTCTTGCCGGGATGATCCCCGATTCGGATCGAGCAGCATATATGGCTGCAGATGGCATGAGTTATAATGTCGCTGCCCTGCTGGGCAGTGTGGGGCTAATGATCGGAGCAGTGCTGCCTTCATATGCCATGGCCAGCCTGTATGTCATCATCGGGGCCTTTGCTCTTGTATTTTTCCGCCAATCACTCAGGCCGTCAGCCGAACCGAGCGAGTCCCTGCGATGTGCAGACGCCTCATAA
- a CDS encoding serine hydrolase: MHLFNRRSRFKFTSLTGAFMAFVLSLSLWAPAVHAETTSPQVNEKGQTKALTSESAEAFLDTFFDSAEAKAQYVGASVVVVKDGKVLAEKGYGYADQESKTPVDPKSTAFRVASVSKTFTAAAVMQLVEQGKVDLQADFQTYVKGLEFDNPFDKPVTVENLLTHTTGFEIRDPQQEDIHADFDKTVSMEDYAQQHMPPVVREPGSAYMYDNFSFLLLGMIVENVSDEPFETYMQQHIFKPLGMDNSSFVLNDKFKDQLATGYDAVHNQLDLYTLSPTPMPQGGMLSTAEDIGNFMIAFLNDGVKDNERILKESTVKSMEQYRSSIHPVLPDTTYGFEAAFQLPGAGSSPEIITKAGDLIGFSSYLFLIPEQNTGVFLTYNQSGALRNLFYPAFIQTFFPQYAEPVVIKDFTPQSTNDLQRFAGLYADLRLSTIVSSLKNGGTELGKLSISDAFLGPRTLIQVDENLFKDELTGQFTAFKEQADGTIYMKEPYLNPLGYEKKGEQPQGFRDVRPDSPYAEAIYGLQSLGHYDNDATEAFQPKSAVTRAEFIENVLKMSGLKPSQTTPPSDSDWASHPAAGYIQLGYEAGMITGADSKQFKPDQVITRQEAMVMIWRSLQVQYPSELFQDVKLAGHADEWAVPAIQMMVKLGIHGPEVKVLEDGSVDVLARKPLIRQEEAAIMYQLFTQPTDKIVAELMAQQPQPEASYVDDADEDQPSPTSTEETP; the protein is encoded by the coding sequence ATGCATTTATTCAATCGAAGGAGCCGCTTCAAATTCACCTCACTAACGGGTGCATTTATGGCTTTCGTCCTGTCGCTAAGTCTCTGGGCACCAGCGGTTCATGCGGAAACCACATCACCTCAGGTCAATGAAAAAGGACAAACCAAAGCTCTCACCTCTGAATCAGCGGAGGCATTTCTGGACACGTTTTTTGATTCAGCCGAAGCCAAGGCACAATATGTAGGTGCTTCCGTTGTTGTCGTCAAGGATGGCAAAGTCCTGGCAGAGAAAGGCTACGGCTATGCTGATCAGGAGAGCAAAACGCCTGTCGATCCGAAGAGTACGGCTTTTCGCGTAGCCTCCGTCTCCAAAACATTTACGGCAGCAGCCGTCATGCAATTGGTGGAGCAGGGGAAGGTAGATCTGCAAGCCGATTTTCAAACGTATGTGAAGGGCCTTGAGTTTGATAACCCTTTTGACAAACCTGTCACTGTGGAAAACCTGCTTACGCACACTACCGGATTCGAGATTCGTGATCCGCAGCAGGAAGATATTCACGCCGACTTCGACAAAACAGTCTCCATGGAGGATTATGCACAGCAGCACATGCCCCCTGTCGTCAGAGAACCTGGCAGTGCCTATATGTACGACAATTTCTCATTCCTGCTGCTCGGCATGATTGTGGAGAATGTCAGCGATGAACCATTTGAGACGTACATGCAGCAGCACATTTTCAAACCACTCGGTATGGATAACAGCAGCTTCGTGCTGAATGACAAGTTCAAGGATCAGCTCGCGACAGGCTATGACGCGGTACATAATCAGCTCGATCTGTACACCCTCTCCCCAACACCGATGCCTCAAGGAGGCATGTTGTCAACGGCCGAGGATATCGGGAACTTCATGATCGCTTTCCTGAATGATGGTGTGAAAGATAACGAGCGTATACTGAAGGAATCCACCGTCAAAAGCATGGAGCAGTATCGCTCTTCCATTCATCCGGTACTCCCGGACACAACGTATGGATTTGAAGCAGCATTTCAGCTGCCTGGTGCGGGCAGCAGCCCTGAGATTATTACCAAGGCAGGCGACCTGATCGGTTTCAGCTCTTATCTCTTCCTTATTCCGGAGCAAAATACAGGCGTCTTCCTTACGTACAATCAGTCGGGAGCTCTTCGTAATCTGTTCTACCCGGCTTTCATTCAGACCTTCTTCCCGCAATATGCGGAGCCGGTCGTAATCAAGGATTTTACGCCTCAATCTACCAATGACCTACAGCGCTTCGCCGGACTCTATGCTGACCTAAGACTAAGCACGATCGTCAGTTCTCTCAAAAACGGTGGCACAGAACTCGGTAAATTGAGCATTTCAGATGCCTTCCTGGGCCCACGTACCCTGATTCAGGTGGATGAGAATCTGTTCAAGGATGAGTTAACAGGTCAATTCACAGCCTTTAAGGAACAAGCAGATGGAACAATCTACATGAAAGAACCCTATCTCAATCCGCTGGGATATGAGAAAAAGGGAGAGCAGCCTCAGGGATTCCGGGACGTTCGTCCGGATAGCCCTTATGCCGAGGCCATCTATGGATTACAGTCGCTCGGTCATTATGACAATGATGCAACTGAAGCATTCCAGCCCAAGTCGGCCGTTACACGCGCCGAATTCATAGAGAATGTACTGAAAATGAGCGGTCTCAAACCAAGCCAAACAACGCCGCCTTCGGATAGCGACTGGGCCAGTCACCCTGCAGCAGGCTACATTCAGCTCGGTTATGAAGCCGGCATGATTACGGGGGCGGATTCCAAACAATTCAAGCCGGATCAAGTCATTACCCGCCAGGAAGCCATGGTCATGATCTGGAGATCGCTGCAGGTGCAGTATCCGAGTGAGCTGTTCCAGGATGTGAAGCTTGCCGGACATGCGGATGAGTGGGCTGTACCTGCTATCCAGATGATGGTTAAGCTCGGCATTCATGGTCCGGAAGTGAAGGTATTGGAGGATGGTTCTGTGGATGTTCTTGCCCGCAAACCGCTTATTCGTCAAGAAGAGGCTGCCATTATGTATCAATTGTTTACTCAACCAACGGATAAGATTGTGGCTGAACTTATGGCTCAGCAGCCTCAACCAGAAGCCTCCTATGTGGATGATGCTGATGAGGATCAGCCTTCACCCACCAGTACGGAAGAAACACCTTAA
- a CDS encoding ABC transporter substrate-binding protein: MEVADHYIQLRMAFPNVQDDEEWPTTIGELAQQLCCTMRNMNLIMNKFMDNDWIEWSPRRGRGKKSLLVFQAPLLDIARERFDRLLQGNRLEEAYQLAASLPFSLREMLMQGLQEQFGLRSDQGTMGRMDILRIPQNFPFETLDPTRAAMWGEVGIVAEVFDRLVRYNAERRICEPSLAVAWESNLEGTEWTFYLHKGVLFHHGRILDAEDVKFTFERILKDTSNPSRPLFGTIAKIETFDELTVRFMLSSSNFMFPDLMSSMCASILPWDVAFDRMHPVGTGPYRLTKNHPRLLVLDVFPSYFRGRAYIDRVEVWQLPQSALAESVIKQDLFPDGAPHAVQHEVQGGVYMTFNMRKEGPQQDLYFRQAVQQLLNQQEMMDAFRDTRNQPAYSLVRDNYGDTREVEMGSLPIGEKRMRTRDFITDSSLALAEELLKRSSYTGQTLRLWVEDGQKMETDMLWFVQRCERIGLHIDIVPGDPVSAVYHDEFRSCDLVYTGEVFDDHVLLSLFIMFTFQNTLFLVAMDDDRKKDLDMECRRIVGIREGGERMAALLALEAKLIEDALLLPAYRFREEHTHHASLRDYNVVGYGMPDLRRLWVKRKPDADHKEASYPAYIPLW, translated from the coding sequence GTGGAAGTAGCTGACCATTATATTCAATTGCGTATGGCGTTTCCGAACGTTCAGGATGATGAAGAATGGCCAACGACGATTGGAGAGCTGGCACAGCAGTTGTGCTGCACGATGCGTAACATGAATTTGATTATGAACAAATTTATGGATAACGACTGGATTGAGTGGAGCCCGAGGCGTGGTAGAGGGAAAAAGTCCTTGCTGGTCTTTCAGGCACCGCTGCTTGATATAGCCCGTGAACGTTTTGATCGCCTGCTGCAGGGCAACAGACTGGAAGAAGCCTATCAGCTGGCCGCGAGTCTGCCTTTTTCGTTGCGGGAAATGTTAATGCAGGGTTTGCAGGAACAGTTTGGTCTTCGTTCAGACCAGGGTACCATGGGAAGGATGGATATCCTGCGGATCCCACAGAACTTTCCGTTTGAGACCTTGGATCCTACCCGGGCTGCCATGTGGGGAGAAGTGGGCATTGTCGCAGAGGTATTCGATCGGCTGGTACGCTATAATGCTGAGCGTCGCATCTGTGAGCCAAGTCTTGCCGTGGCATGGGAGAGCAATCTTGAAGGAACAGAATGGACATTTTATCTGCACAAAGGTGTTCTATTTCATCATGGCCGAATACTGGATGCAGAGGATGTGAAATTCACATTTGAACGAATCCTTAAGGATACCAGCAATCCCAGCCGGCCGCTGTTTGGCACCATTGCGAAGATCGAGACATTTGATGAGCTGACGGTACGCTTTATGTTATCTAGCTCAAACTTCATGTTCCCGGATCTGATGAGCAGCATGTGTGCTTCGATTTTGCCGTGGGATGTGGCGTTCGACCGAATGCATCCTGTTGGAACAGGTCCTTATCGTTTAACGAAGAATCACCCCAGACTGCTCGTTTTGGATGTATTTCCTTCCTATTTCAGAGGACGTGCCTACATTGATCGAGTTGAGGTGTGGCAGCTCCCGCAGTCCGCACTCGCAGAGTCGGTGATCAAGCAGGATTTGTTTCCGGATGGAGCGCCTCATGCGGTACAGCATGAAGTTCAGGGCGGAGTATATATGACGTTTAATATGCGCAAAGAAGGCCCACAGCAGGATCTGTATTTCCGCCAGGCTGTGCAGCAGCTGCTGAATCAACAGGAGATGATGGATGCGTTCCGGGATACGCGTAATCAGCCTGCATACAGCCTGGTTCGGGATAATTATGGGGATACGAGGGAAGTGGAGATGGGCAGCTTGCCTATAGGAGAGAAACGAATGAGGACACGGGATTTCATCACAGATTCCTCATTGGCCTTAGCGGAAGAACTGCTTAAGCGAAGCAGCTACACGGGCCAGACGCTGCGGTTATGGGTAGAGGATGGGCAGAAAATGGAGACGGACATGCTCTGGTTTGTACAACGCTGTGAACGGATCGGACTGCATATCGACATCGTTCCAGGTGATCCCGTAAGTGCGGTGTACCATGATGAATTCAGGTCATGTGATCTCGTGTATACGGGGGAAGTGTTTGATGATCATGTCCTGCTGAGCCTGTTCATCATGTTTACCTTTCAGAATACATTGTTCCTGGTTGCCATGGATGATGATCGGAAAAAGGATTTAGACATGGAATGTAGGCGCATCGTAGGCATTCGGGAAGGCGGCGAACGAATGGCAGCGCTGCTGGCGTTAGAGGCCAAACTGATCGAGGATGCGCTGCTGCTGCCCGCCTATCGTTTCAGGGAGGAGCATACCCATCATGCCTCACTTCGTGATTACAATGTGGTAGGGTATGGGATGCCTGATCTGCGCCGTCTGTGGGTGAAACGCAAACCGGACGCTGATCATAAGGAAGCAAGTTATCCGGCCTACATCCCGCTGTGGTAA